TTGGAATGACTTTGCTTGATTGATGTTATTCGTCTGTGTGATTCGCAACGGGGTTATCTTTTGTCTTCTTCTCGTTCTAAGGCCCTACAGGTACACATGATCCCGTAGATCGATCAAGGAGGTAAAAGGCGAGGATGCGTGGAACACTATTATGAAAACCAGTGACATAAAGAATTAGTATGATAGCGGAGAGCAATTCCTTGGGAATAAATGATGTGTAGTCATTAAACGTCCAATACTTTTGTCTGAAATAATCTTAATAACCAAGGTAACCCCGCTTGACGGTAAGGGAGAGCGATTGGACAACCAACTCCCACTGCAGGTCGTGACGTACTTTGGATGCACCCCCCACTTTATCGCGTTGTGAGCACATCGTAACGGTGTCTTCCGGGACTATGTTTACTATCAAGATGAGACCACAAGCACAAGTACATGGTTGTGAGTGTAAGTCCTCATACCCATGCCTATTTCCATATCATTGTTTACATCCAAAAGGTTGATAAAAGGTCCGATTGAAAACTAGAACATTTTGCAAGAAGCCGAGAACAATAACTTGTTTGAATCTTTGTCATAGAGTACATCCTCCATGGATTCGACACCCAAGGTTACTCCTTGGGGAAAAGGTAAGGGGACTTTGTGCAATCCAAACTGGATCTTAAAGTGTCATAAAAAAACACAAGGTTGTGGAGGAACAACTCCACCTTCGCTGCAAAGCGTACAACGCTAGACTTGAAGGAGGTACTTCAAGGTGACGTGCTAGATATCACTCTAGAGGCAAACATATGCTGATATGTCAGCAAGAGTTCAATCATAAACTCATAGAGCACAAGATCTAGTCCTAGATCTTAGATAAGAACACCAAATTCTGTTATAGATAGTGGGGTACATATACAAACTAGAGACGAGGATCTCTATTTATAGGCTTTGAGAAGTCTTCACATCTCAACTTCTACTTATAGCTAGAACACTCTAGAAAACATTGCTTAAGATACAATATTCCACTCATAGCTAGAAGACTTTAGAAAACAGTAACTAAAACTAAGAAACAAGAAAATACTATACTAGAGTAGAAGTAGAAGTAGTCAAATGGATTTGACTTatgattttatttttatttttccttctCTATTGCTCCTCATCAGGTTTTCTACGGCATCTGGCGACGATGACAAGAAAGTCGAACCATCCAATAAGCACCAACCCCAATTACACGAGGGGGCCATGTTGGTGATGGTGCTGGTGTCCATGATTTGCTCTGATGAAAGCTGGTAGCATGCAAGATTGCAAGTGACAAAGATAATGTACTTCCCAAAGGACAATGACAAAGTAAGTCCATGCTCACAAGTTACAAGGGCAGTCTCCATTGAAGTGAAGTGTATTTTGCTCATTATTCCTCAACGGAATATAAAGTTTGGTACATGAAACTCAATAATCTTCTGGTCTTGGCCGTTTAGCAGTTGCAATTTACAAACTTACACACGACCTTAATGGGTGTCAGTCACCACTCACCAATGTGGGCAATCTTCAGAGCAAAGCTTCAAATGTAGTCGATTATACACAGCTTTTGCATGATAATTCTCCGAGCGCAATGAGTCAGGCACATAATCAACTCCGAGCACAAGAAAATAAGAAATGTATTCACATGGCAGATGGACATCAAAGAATCAACCTGCTGCATCGATTAGACAGATGAATTTGCTTCAGAAAACTGGTGTTGGACTTGATGTGCCCTCACCTGCAGGCATTATTGAGGACCGAGACAGAATTATCGAAAGCAAAAGTCCGACCACATAAGAATGGTACTTGGATGCATGCACTGTACCTCACTCTTCAGTCTTTCGGATGAGCTAGCAAAGAATACCAGAGCTGTTTTGTTGTCTTTCAGCATCCTGACCCTTTAAATTATGTTCGGAGTTCAGAAATATGTAGGTCGCTGGAATTGTGGATGTTCAGCAAAATGAGAAGCATTGGACCCATCTGACAATGAAATGGATGGAGGTAAGCAATCGTATTTTGATGCAATATCAGGACTGTGTATCACAAAAATCACCCCACAGCTTGAAGTAGAATACCCTGAAGAGGTTATCTTCTAGTACTGGTGATAACTGATGGCAGAATTCCAGGACAGGCAGTGTATGTGAATGTAGTTGTTCATTTCCAAGAAACTACTATTAGTACCAGGCAACTGTACCTAACGACAGATGAGAGTTTGTTACCAATATTCCAGACACGAACACTTGCCATCTTTAAAATGGTGAAAACGGTGCTTATCCCTGACAACAATCTCTCGATTCTCCACAGATGACATAAACTTGATGGCGAGATGGCAATCCCCGCATATCCTCAGGTTTTTTATTACTCTGATAGGAGTGGTGCTCCCAACGCTCATCATGAGCCCATATGCTACTGCCAGTTTTTCACTGTGATATCTAAGTGcaccctctctctcctcctcctctaACTCATGCAGAACTGACTCAGTTTCAGGCATGTAGCCAGCAGCACTAATCCTATGAATCAGTTCTTCCAAGTACTGGTAAATCTCTGTAGTCTGTGGATGAGACTTTTCACCCATGCGAAATAAATGGGAAGTACCTCCTAGCTCAATCAAGCTGAATCCTATCTGCTTCTTCAATCTTCTCTTGATCATGGTATTCCTCACCTTCTCAACATGGTGCATTTTACCAGACAGAGCATAAATATTAGAAAGCAAAACATGGTAAGATGGATTCTCAGGCTCGAGAGCAATCAATCGCTCAGCCACCTCCACCCCAAGATTAAAATTCTTGTGCATCTTGCATGCCCCAAGTACTGCTGTCCAAACTTCAGGCCCTGGCTCTCCAGGCATATAATCGCTTATAAATTGCATTGCTTCGTCAAGAAGTCCAGCCCTTCCAAACATATCAACCATAGAACAATAGTGCTCGATACGAGGGACCAGTCCATAGATCCTCTTCATGCAAGCAAAAGCATCACGGCCCTCCATAACTAACCCAGCGTGTGCACATGCAGATAGAACAGCAACAAACGTGACATGATTGGGTGGCGGCCCCTCGCGTCTCATCAAATGGAACAGCTTGATCGCCTCATGACCATGGCCGTGCATTCCATATCCAGCGATCATGGAAGTCCATGTAACCACGTTCCGCTCCTGGAGCGCATCGAACCATCTGCGAGCTTT
The Aegilops tauschii subsp. strangulata cultivar AL8/78 chromosome 3, Aet v6.0, whole genome shotgun sequence genome window above contains:
- the LOC109753754 gene encoding pentatricopeptide repeat-containing protein At2g33760 encodes the protein MDSHHPSPEYSSLLLAGPRAGALKQAHARIIVTGHSRSLPFITKLATLAVAAGAAPYAHLLATSHPAPDSFLFSSLTRTAAHHGLPVAAIAFYRILLSAALPFSSFTFTAVAKACADLSAIRTGTAIHAHSILLGFGSDRFVLTALLVLYSKCGQLGVARKLFDAIRDRSVVAWNAMISGYEQNGLAERAIEVYKEMQAVKAVPDSMTFVATLSACAQAGALDLGREVDRRIVSERMDISVFLGSALVNMYARCGVVDKARRWFDALQERNVVTWTSMIAGYGMHGHGHEAIKLFHLMRREGPPPNHVTFVAVLSACAHAGLVMEGRDAFACMKRIYGLVPRIEHYCSMVDMFGRAGLLDEAMQFISDYMPGEPGPEVWTAVLGACKMHKNFNLGVEVAERLIALEPENPSYHVLLSNIYALSGKMHHVEKVRNTMIKRRLKKQIGFSLIELGGTSHLFRMGEKSHPQTTEIYQYLEELIHRISAAGYMPETESVLHELEEEEREGALRYHSEKLAVAYGLMMSVGSTTPIRVIKNLRICGDCHLAIKFMSSVENREIVVRDKHRFHHFKDGKCSCLEYW